GGATTATTGAACCAGTAAAATCTgcaacaaaaggaaaaaagaaacagTTAAAAGAGACTTCTACTGTACCAGTCAGTGGAGTACAAATAAGGAGAACACTGTCCAAACCCAAAAACCTTTAATAGATGCCATTATATGGAATGTGAGGTCAGTAAATACAATGCAAGCATTTGAAAGGCTGATTACAATGCACAGAAAACATCACTTTGAGTTCATAGGAATCTTTGAGCCTATGCAATAGTCTCACAAAATGGAGAGGTATAGAGCAAGAATTGGTTTGGCACATGCTGTGGTGAATGTGTCAAACAAGATTTGGGCTTTTATTGATGAAATTTTTGAGGTTACTATTCTATATAACATGACTCAACAGCTGACTTTGAGATTGATGCACACTGAAACACATGTTGAGCTCATCCTTACACTAGTTTATGCCAAATGTGATCGCATTGAAAGAATTGAACTATGGGATACTTTGTATGCAATGGCATCAGATATGACAGTACCATGGCTAGTTGGAGGCGACTTTAATGTGATATGGGACGAGGAAGATAAGTATGGAGGATTGCCGGTTTCTCTCCTCGAAGTAGATGACTTTAGGCACTACATAAATACCTGTAACTTGACAGATTTGGGATTTAAAGGAagcatatttacatggtggaatgaaAGATCAGAGGAGGACTGTATTTTTAAAAGATTGGACAGATGTTTTGGCAATAATGAATTGCAACAGACCTTTCCTGGATTGGAGGTAACTCACCTGTCCAAAATTGGGTCTGATCATTGCCCGATGCTGCTGAAATGTGATATAGAAACTCCTTCAATTAAGAAGTCATTCAGATTTCTAAACTTCTGGACAAAGAATGAAACCTTCAAAGATGTAGTAAAGGAGAATTGGAATGCCGATTAGTGCTAaccctttttgcatttttaacaaCAAGTTAAAGAATCTTAAGCAAGCACTATCTACCTGGAGCAGAGCTACATATGGGGATATATTCCAGAAG
This sequence is a window from Nicotiana sylvestris chromosome 3, ASM39365v2, whole genome shotgun sequence. Protein-coding genes within it:
- the LOC104211724 gene encoding uncharacterized protein; protein product: MERYRARIGLAHAVVNVSNKIWAFIDEIFEVTILYNMTQQLTLRLMHTETHVELILTLVYAKCDRIERIELWDTLYAMASDMTVPWLVGGDFNVIWDEEDKYGGLPVSLLEVDDFRHYINTCNLTDLGFKGSIFTWWNERSEEDCIFKRLDRCFGNNELQQTFPGLELKNLKQALSTWSRATYGDIFQKISSLEEVVLVHERQFEVNPTQMNRQRLQQVQAEMIKYLALEEEFWRQKAGMLWFKDGDRNSKFFHAQVNGRRD